Sequence from the Kribbella aluminosa genome:
CGGCCTCCGCGAGTTCGCGGACGGAGGGTGCGCCCGGGCCGACCATTACGTTCAGCGGGAGTGGTGACTCCTTCACCAGTTCGGCGATCGTCGGTAGGTCGACCACCCCGGGTACGAACAGCACATCCGCACCGGCATCGGCGTAGATCTTCGCCCGCTCGATCGTCCCGGTCCGGTCGCCGTACAGGTACGTGTCCGTCCGCGCGTTGATCACCAAGTCGCCGCCGCCTACCGCCCGCGCCGCCCGGATCCGCTCGGCGTGAACCAGCGGATCGTCCAGCACCCGCGCCGTACTGTCCTCCAGGTTCACCCCGACGGCACCCGCCTCGACGACCTCCCGCACCGTCCGCGCGACATCGCCGTACCCGGCCTCGACATCCGCCGTGACCGGCACCTCGACCGCGGCACACACTGCCCGTACGGTCGCGACCGCGGTCGCCAGGTCCAGCCCGCCCGCATCGTCGACGCCATGCGCCCAGGCAACCCCAGCACTCGTCGTCGCGATCGCCTGCGCACCCGCCGCCGCGATCGCCCGCGCCGAGCCCGCGTCCCACGCGTTCGGCAGCACGAGCGGCGGCTGCGCGTGCAACTCCCGCAACCGCCGAGCCGACGCGCTCACAGGCTGATGATCAGTTC
This genomic interval carries:
- a CDS encoding isocitrate lyase/PEP mutase family protein; translation: MSASARRLRELHAQPPLVLPNAWDAGSARAIAAAGAQAIATTSAGVAWAHGVDDAGGLDLATAVATVRAVCAAVEVPVTADVEAGYGDVARTVREVVEAGAVGVNLEDSTARVLDDPLVHAERIRAARAVGGGDLVINARTDTYLYGDRTGTIERAKIYADAGADVLFVPGVVDLPTIAELVKESPLPLNVMVGPGAPSVRELAEAGVVRISVGPAITGAAYALATAAATELLTHGTYVTLTSH